One region of Juglans regia cultivar Chandler chromosome 4, Walnut 2.0, whole genome shotgun sequence genomic DNA includes:
- the LOC109004601 gene encoding zinc finger A20 and AN1 domain-containing stress-associated protein 8-like, producing the protein MDSHDETGCQAPERPILCINNCGFFGRAATMNMCSKCYKDVFLKQEQANLAASSIGSIVNGSSSSNENEPVIMDAVNVQSGPVERQIFSIETSTDSSSSNSLPMPMKEGPSRCMTCRKRVGLTGFNCKCGNLFCAIHRYSDKHDCAFDYRSNARDAIAKANPVVKAEKLDKI; encoded by the coding sequence ATGGATTCTCACGATGAGACAGGATGCCAAGCTCCTGAACGCCCCATTCTTTGCATTAATAACTGTGGTTTCTTTGGAAGGGCTGCGACAATGAATATGTGTTCCAAATGCTACAAGGACGTGTTTCTGAAGCAGGAGCAAGCCAACCTTGCGGCATCATCAATAGGAAGCATAGTGAATGGCAGCTCTAGCAGTAATGAAAATGAGCCTGTCATTATGGATGCGGTGAATGTACAATCTGGACCAGTGGAGAGACAGATCTTTTCAATAGAAACATCGACTGATTCATCCTCAAGCAACTCCCTCCCGATGCCTATGAAAGAGGGCCCAAGTAGATGCATGACTTGTCGAAAGCGTGTTGGTTTAACCGGCTTTAATTGCAAGTGTGGAAACCTGTTTTGTGCAATTCATCGCTATTCTGATAAGCATGACTGTGCCTTTGATTATAGGTCAAATGCCCGGGATGCTATTGCAAAAGCCAACCCTGTTGTGAAGGCAGAAAAGCTTGATAAAATATAG